In Centropristis striata isolate RG_2023a ecotype Rhode Island chromosome 8, C.striata_1.0, whole genome shotgun sequence, the genomic window CACAGTTTTGAATCTTCATGTAATTCACAGCAGAGCTCCTCCCGGCTTCGACCTGAGCTGAGGTCTAATTAGCCAGAACTTTGTGGGTGTGCAGGGCCTTTTAAGGAACATTTATCATTTTgggcaaatgcatatatttgctttcttgccaaaAGTTCGATGAGAAGACTGACATCACTCACTACATGTTTGTACAATACATATTGAGCTACCACCAGAATCCAGCTTAGTTTAGTTTAGCACACAGACTGGCCATCCCACTCTTGGTCAGGATCCCTTGGTGTCACTTATTAACGTTATAACAGGATAATCCCATAGATTTCTATAAATCGACACCATCAGACCACAGCTAAATGCAGTGCTATTTGATGGTTAGGCTTAGGCAACATAACTACTTGTTTAGACTCAGGAAAAAAGATAATTGTTTGGGTTAAATCAGTATGTTTGTTATATAACCTAAGCTGCATATGCAAGTTAATTATGTTTACAAATTTACCTTgcaaacataaattaaaaaaggtgatttatggtttcacatgggacacaaacagctgTATCCTAGTTGAAAGTCCTGtcttggtttggtttgtttcctCAGCAACCTACACACAATCTTTTACTCTTTCTACTTTTTGAGCGATTGTGGTTAAACACGCAGGGCCACTGGCCAAACGCTGAATAATGGGGAAACCGCCTGGTTACATGTTAGCGtatgtttgtttaatctgttcAAAGGCTGAGATGTAATGACAATTCCTTGTGGCTTTCATAGGTTGGAATGTGCTAGACTATTTCCTGAAGTCTAGTTGCCTGACAAACTTCAGAAGTTTTTGCGTCCAGCCAAGAAATAGTCTGACACACAACCCATCTGTAAAACCACAATGTGATGTTTTTACTCCTCGGATTACGTGTTAATTAGTGAGTTTGTAGATGTTGTTACCTTTGGACGGAGCCacgctagctgtttccccttgtttccattctttgtgctaagctaagctaactggctgctggtTGTAGCCTCTTATTTATTGTACAAAGAGTCGTATTAATCATCTTACCCAACTCAAAGCAAGACAACTAATAACAGTATTTCCccaaaatgtgaaattactaTTTTAAGCATCAGTCTTACATTTCACAGATGTGTCTGTGTTATGCTGTCATTTCAggtctgtatttaaaaaatatcaatttcttaaaaaataaaaatacagacacaGGCCAGGCTCACAAGGGAGGAAAATCGCTACAGAGACAAACTAATGAAACAGTACCTCTACTTGGTAACAGTGAAGAATATAAGACCACATCATTTTGGAGAAGAACAGTCACTGGGCAGTGTTTAGCCTGAGCagtcaaacacaaacagaagaaaaacagtcTAGTTACTGGGTTTACAATAAACACCTCTCAGGAGTTATAAAAGGATAATGGCTTTTATGATAAACTGCAGTTCATATTCACACATACTGCATGTTACAGTGTGCAAGTCAAATTCTGAGGCGGCCAAATGTATGAAGATGTTCCCAAAGAACTGTAGCACATTCATGAACATTAGATCAATACCTGaaactgacaaaaacaatagCAGGACCACTTGATATTGGTGAGTTCATGGAATGATTGAAGAAGGAGGCGCTGtggcacatacagtacatacgtAGGCTACATAAGGGTTAGAATATCtatacacacactgtacataCACTCTAGGATACAATTTACTGTACATGATCAACTCTCGCtggctctttctttctttctctgtaaaGTAGCTCTATCAGTCATCAAAAATAAAGTTGAGATAGTTTTGCCCGATGTGTGTTTACATTCCCTGCCCTGGTATATAATGTTTTCTCTCAATGATAAACCTGTAGGACAGATGAAAAACAGTCAGTTGATTATATCTAACAGCTGATGAACAggatcaccaccaccaccaccaccactactacTAACACACTCCTGCTGGATGCTTCATCAAAGTGCTGCtgctcaaaaaacacacacacaaacacacacacacacacacacacacacacacacacacacacacacacacaaacatacagataCACACTGTTCCTGAGTATGAACTGTAGGATATTTATTTTGGCTCTACTCTAAGAAAGAAAGGATGTAAATGTACACGGATGTAAGAGAAACAAAGCTGTTCTCATTAAAACAGCCGTACTCTGATATAACAGGTATGGACTTCAAAAAGGCATACCATCAAATCCTAAAAACCATGTGCTGCTGTGAACTAGGTGCATTAATCTAAGGCCATAGTTTCTCTAAAGAAAGCAAAAAAGGTAGAATGGGAAGGTAGTATTTTTCATCAATGCGTAACAAACTGGACTTAAATGTTTCAGACCAATGAAACATGTATCCAAATGAAAGATGGTCTGtatctgctggatgtgtaattACTCAATAGCTTTCTCAGTCTGCATTATCACATTAAGAAGGTaatgtgtcagtgttgtgtttagTTTCTGCACTGCCCCCGTGTGGCCAGAAGCTAAATTAAGTTAGCCAACTAGGGTTTATATTGTAGTATGAGTCCATATAAAAACTCATCTGAAGGTATAATATAGAAAAACCTTGATTTTTCTTATTAGTACATAATTACAATGCTGCACATAGCATAGCAGAATTATGAGACTTATAAATCATCAAGGTAAATTTGACATCAGAGGAACTTTATCATTGAAATGCACCTTCGTGCAACTGCTGTCACCCTCACATTTCAAAGGCAGAGGTACTAAATTCAATATTGTTGCAGACTAGACTAATTCAGTAATTTACATTCAGGCCTTTTTAGTCTTGATATTAGCAGGTTGTACTGAAGCTACAGCCACACAATCAGACCTTAAATCTCTGCtctgtctgacacacacacagagacacacacagacacagacacagacacacacacacacacacacacacacacacacacacacagagacaagtgGCACAAGGTCACCTGCAGCAGTGCACACATCTGCAATGGtatgaaattacattaaaatcaaccaaaaagaaagaatacTAAAGCATGAGATACACAAGGCAGCAGAGATCACAGCTGATGATTGAGCACTGAAACACCAAAAGGTCTCTCTTTGACTCCAACCACTCATAAGTGTCACTACACACCAAGTAAACAAACAGGATGAGAGTCAAGATATGGTTACCCACTCTGTACACGCTGACATCGGGGTCTGTGCTTGTTCATGTGATAAGAGAAAATGGTCACTTGGTTTCATCCAACAGGTCTCAGCCACGTGACAAAGGAGATCCAGCTTACGATATGTGACGCGCCAGTCAGCTGTCTCTCAGTCTGTCTGACTGCCATTCATACTCAACATTCACGCTGCATTCATTTTTGCTTTCAGCATTGATTGCACTGATCTCGTGTGTGAAGGTGCTCTACTGTACTTCATCATAGATATCAGACTTgggtaaaagaaaagaaaaaacatgtaaatactGTGTAAACTCGGCCTATATTACAGTAGTCTGGatagagaggaaagagaggggATAAACACAAAGCAAACCACAGGTAATCAAAGTTCCTTAAAGTTCTCTCAACAATCTATTCTTTTGTTCAAGCACCTTTCACTCCCAGTACTGGAGTGGCCCTCTATGCTGATTTTAACCTCCTGAGGGATGAAGGAGGGTTTGGGCAGAGTCAGAGGAGgctcctcctccactctctcAGTCTGGTCTCGTTCTGGAGCTGACCAGCGTCTCTTGCGGGATGTGGGTCGCTCTGGATCACCACATTGTATTTTGGTAAGAGCAGGCATGTCTGTTTTCACTGATTCCTGTCTCAGTTCTCCAGTCCCAGAGACTGTCAGCACTGGTCCAGCCCCGTAGATCACCTCCCCTGGTCCTGGAACTATTCCCATTCCTGGTGGTAGCTctgctcctggtcctggtccagtcACCTGCTCCCTCTCCAGCCTGTCTGCACTGGAAGCCTTCATGAGGAGGCCGCCGTTTCTGCCTGCAGAGTTTGGAGTGGTACTGTTCCTTACTGAGGCATCCACACTGTGACAGGAGTCAGAGAGGTGACCAGTCTTCAGCTTGGTCCCCATAGCCTGGCTGTCTGTTACTGAAGTGGTCCTCAAGCCGCGGAGGGTCAGCGACACGCACACATCGCCCACACACAGCTTAGCGCACGACAGCTCAAACAGCTGGGTGGTCCTGTCTGGGCAGCAGGACGACCAGCCCTGGCCGAAAACAAAGAAGGGATACTCCACCAGCACctccacacacacctgcacacacacaacacacacaggtagCTTTTAGTTAGATACAGATTAAAGCATTTgttaaggatttaaaaaaagaagcacatCTGTTAAAGCCACTATGTGCAAATTTGAATGGAATAAAAAATTATTCTGTTGGCAACAAGGGTTCAGGCAGAGAATCAAAGCTCGACTGGCAACAACTGCCAATGTTTTTGCCTTTTCCAGAAAACGGCCCCCGGCttaaatggaattcagccatcgTAATGTTATTAATTACACCTGTGATTTACGTTTGTCAAAAGCATCTATGTATTCGTAAATGTTCTGATTTGTTTAGATTGTATGATGTGTATGATgttctgcattgtttttttttcatgttgtaaggcgaccttgagtgccttgaaaggcaccctattaaataaaatgaattattattattattattattatctattagTGCTACTATTTTGGAGCCAGACCAATATATTGACACATCTAATGAAATCTAAGCTTAACACAGATATACCGGTATTGCAgaatacttttttaattgacaaaaagagtacattttttagcAGAGTAAAATTCTTAAAAACCACATTGAATGGATCCTTCTCAAAATGTGTATGTATTACTGGCTTTATTTATCTGTAATAGTAAAGACTTTTGACCTTTCAAAAGCCACGATCTGTGAaattaaatgttacattttggcATCTGGTACACAAGAGGGATCAGTGTTGGTACTGCtggaaaatagaagataataGGTAGGTTGGAAAATAACTATGTGAAGGGAGAGGGGTGTTCTGGATTCTCTCAGTTCTGCATCAGAGATGAATTTCatggatttttattttgcagctgAGGGCTTAAATGATGACCATAGTGTGCATAATGGGAGCTCAGCCATGCTTATCACTAGTGGATCAATTCATACATTATCTCCTCAGTTTCACATTTAGATAGAATGTACATGCATATAGTTATGGTTACTATTTTCTATTTAGGTGTATTGCCATCTGCTgcaggaacctggtctcacagaaatctgtgaaatagccacggattttgcttaactcaaaatctgtggaatagccacagaatcgctcaaatttccgtgaaactgacacggatttcgctacaatgcaagttaatgacagtcatatcccgtggctattggtttgttccaagtcacgtgactttcaaggtcccggcggtcagaacaaaaaacatggcggacagttctctcatttttagtgaaaaatcaatattttgacttagtttctgcattaaaatggattttgatcacatttctagcgagaaatatatgttttattttctaaatattcactcagtgaatgtacataatcactttgtatgttggaatagccacgggatatgactgtcattaacttgcattgtagtgaaatccatgtcagtttcacggaaatttgagtgattacgtggctattccacggattcctgtgagatcatgttggctGCAGTGGCTTTTTGATACCACCACTGGGGGGCGCCAAAGACTTTCAAATTCTATACGTAGTGGCTTTAAAAATTAAGCCCATTAATAATTATACACAAACGATGAATGAGGAATGTTTTACCTGGGCTTTGAGCTCTCCCACTGAAAACTGTATGACCACAGCATTAGGACTCTGTCCGCTGTCAATACGCTCAACAGTGCTCGAGTCAATTTTCAGCTCGCTGCTGATCTCAGCACTCTGGATGAAGTCCTCCGTCTTCAGGTCCTCCACACGCTTCAGCTCCCCGTCAGCCAGCTGGATGATCGAGCCTCGCATGAAGAAGGGAGGAAGCGCCAcgggggaagaggaggatgaaatGGAGTGTGAGGCTTGGATGGAAACAGGGGCGGGACTGGGGACAGGAGCAGGAGTCGGGGAGGGAGCTGCCACCACTACGGGAGCCGGGTTTGAGGGCAGAACTGGCATAGCCGGTGCCTGTGCAACAGCAGGGGGTGGTTGATTTCCATCTGGCCCGAGCGCCTCACACTTGGACAGGGCTGTGGCCAGATAGGCGTGCGGCATGGCGGTGGATATTTGGGGAGTAGTTGTGGCTGTCAGGGCGCCGACGGCACGACTGACCTCAGTTTCTGTGCCGTTGTTGGTGCCGCTGACTGGGATGAGGAGGGACTGGCCGCTCGGGATGACCAGGTGCTGAGGCAGCGCTGCGTGGTAGCTGACAGCATGCTGGTTTGCACTGGTGATGTAGCCAATGATGGGTGGCTGTGTGGAGGAGTAGAGACTGGCTGGCAGCTCCTCGTGGGGTAGCGTGGTCTGAATGACTGTATGAGGAGCAACAGATTTAACCACATCTGAGGGAGCGAGGGAGGTAAATGACGAAGACCTGGACACCGGTTTTCCCAAACAGATGCCTCCTTTTTCAGTCTGGACAAAGGAGATCTTATTTGAGCCAGTATCACGTTCAGCTCCATGGTTGGGCTGGGCCAACAGCACCAAGGAGGTCTGGAGTCCTGCAGGGTTCTGGCCGTAGTCTGCAGGCAGGAGGATATGTCTGGCCTCGTAGCTCTGCACCTGCTGATGGTTGACATGAGGACTGTGAGTTTTAGTCTGTTTAATCACCTCCAGTTCTCCGTTCAGCATACCCTTAGCATGCCCTTCTGGTTTCTTTGCAACTGAACCATCTGCATACTGGACCACCAGCTGGGAGGGAGCGAGGGTGAGCGTCTGAGGGAGGACGGCGGTGTGAGGGTGGAGCTGGAGGTGGGCTGTGGGTGACGTCACGGCGTTTCCGCTAACGGCCAGAGGAGTCCTGCTGTCCAGGTGAATGTACTGGCTGGTGACTTGGGGAGAGCTGGGGAGCGACACAGGAGTCAGCTCCGTCGGGGAGAGGCCTATCTGAAACTGCTGCTCTCCTTTGGTGTTGGGGGAGATGAGGGCGGTGGTGTAACCGTCCAGCTGGGGGCGCTGTC contains:
- the LOC131975875 gene encoding ataxin-1-like, which translates into the protein MKSNQERSNGCLPPKKREILALEQRPVVVATASPPAAVVTDSPHTENLAWLASVASERCKSRDAESPRCPISSTSSSSPSTSLPSSVTPLSAVPLASLPTVYPTALPQQAGTIQFAQLGPNVQFISSGPYAGYISSHIISANAGSAPNSSAMGQRPQLDGYTTALISPNTKGEQQFQIGLSPTELTPVSLPSSPQVTSQYIHLDSRTPLAVSGNAVTSPTAHLQLHPHTAVLPQTLTLAPSQLVVQYADGSVAKKPEGHAKGMLNGELEVIKQTKTHSPHVNHQQVQSYEARHILLPADYGQNPAGLQTSLVLLAQPNHGAERDTGSNKISFVQTEKGGICLGKPVSRSSSFTSLAPSDVVKSVAPHTVIQTTLPHEELPASLYSSTQPPIIGYITSANQHAVSYHAALPQHLVIPSGQSLLIPVSGTNNGTETEVSRAVGALTATTTPQISTAMPHAYLATALSKCEALGPDGNQPPPAVAQAPAMPVLPSNPAPVVVAAPSPTPAPVPSPAPVSIQASHSISSSSSPVALPPFFMRGSIIQLADGELKRVEDLKTEDFIQSAEISSELKIDSSTVERIDSGQSPNAVVIQFSVGELKAQVCVEVLVEYPFFVFGQGWSSCCPDRTTQLFELSCAKLCVGDVCVSLTLRGLRTTSVTDSQAMGTKLKTGHLSDSCHSVDASVRNSTTPNSAGRNGGLLMKASSADRLEREQVTGPGPGAELPPGMGIVPGPGEVIYGAGPVLTVSGTGELRQESVKTDMPALTKIQCGDPERPTSRKRRWSAPERDQTERVEEEPPLTLPKPSFIPQEVKISIEGHSSTGSERCLNKRIDC